The Gemmatimonadota bacterium genome window below encodes:
- a CDS encoding 3' terminal RNA ribose 2'-O-methyltransferase Hen1 — protein sequence MLLTITTTYNPATDLGYLLHKHPGRAQTFDLSFGRAHVFYPEATDKKCTAALLLDLDTIGLKRRRQNTFAFRDYVTDRPYVASSFTSVAIARVFGTALKGQCADRPDLVTRPIPLRAEIHVLPCRGGDQLLNDLFQPLGYKVTAKPHHLDEKFSEWGYSPYYTVALEANIPLKDLLTHLYVLIPVLDDDKHYFVSQSEIDTLMRRGEGWLSDHPKRDLIIDRYLRHQRILTQEAYRLMDEQPLERNIKDNELVVENNLRLNQQRHNAVLKELEISGAQRVLDLGCGEGHFTQVLSERPQFTKILGMEVSHHALSRAHKRLEQPIQRNRIELIHGSLFYRDTRLDGYDAAVLLEVVEHLDPSRLPVFERVLFEYAHPNTVIITTPNADFNTRWESLPAGQFRHPDHRFEWSRKQFQHWTQGIEKKFNYHTTIKPIGPVDPEAGPPTQMAVFNTK from the coding sequence ATGCTCTTAACCATCACAACCACATACAACCCCGCAACCGACCTGGGCTACCTGCTGCACAAACATCCTGGTCGCGCACAAACGTTTGACTTGTCTTTTGGTCGCGCACATGTATTTTATCCCGAAGCCACAGATAAAAAATGCACGGCTGCCCTATTGCTCGACCTCGACACCATTGGCCTCAAACGCCGTCGCCAAAACACCTTTGCATTTCGCGATTACGTCACAGATCGTCCCTATGTCGCCTCCTCGTTCACCAGCGTAGCCATCGCCCGCGTATTTGGCACCGCGCTCAAAGGCCAGTGCGCTGACCGACCTGACCTCGTCACCCGGCCCATCCCCTTGCGCGCGGAAATCCACGTTCTTCCTTGTCGCGGTGGCGACCAACTGCTCAACGACCTGTTTCAGCCATTGGGATATAAAGTCACAGCCAAACCGCACCACCTCGATGAAAAATTCTCAGAATGGGGGTACAGCCCGTATTACACCGTCGCACTCGAAGCGAACATCCCACTAAAAGACCTGCTCACCCATCTCTACGTCCTCATCCCCGTACTCGACGACGACAAACACTACTTCGTCAGCCAATCAGAAATCGACACCCTGATGCGCCGCGGCGAAGGCTGGTTATCAGACCATCCCAAACGCGACCTCATCATCGACCGATATCTCAGACACCAGCGCATCCTCACCCAAGAAGCCTATCGCCTTATGGATGAACAACCCTTAGAGCGCAATATCAAAGACAACGAACTCGTCGTCGAAAACAACCTCAGGCTGAACCAGCAACGGCACAATGCCGTACTCAAAGAACTCGAAATCAGCGGCGCACAACGCGTACTCGATCTCGGCTGCGGTGAAGGCCACTTCACACAAGTCCTGTCAGAACGCCCCCAATTCACCAAAATCCTCGGCATGGAAGTTTCACACCATGCCTTGAGCCGCGCTCACAAACGCCTCGAGCAACCCATACAGCGCAACCGCATCGAACTCATCCACGGATCGCTATTCTACCGCGACACGCGCCTCGACGGTTATGACGCCGCAGTACTCTTAGAAGTCGTCGAACATCTCGACCCATCGCGACTACCTGTCTTCGAACGCGTCTTATTCGAATATGCCCATCCCAACACCGTCATCATCACCACCCCAAACGCCGACTTCAACACGCGCTGGGAATCTCTTCCCGCCGGACAATTTCGCCATCCCGACCACCGATTCGAGTGGTCGCGCAAACAATTTCAACACTGGACACAAGGCATCGAAAAAAAATTCAACTACCACACAACAATCAAACCCATCGGTCCCGTAGATCCCGAAGCAGGTCCACCAACGCAAATGGCCGTATTTAATACAAAATAA
- a CDS encoding polynucleotide kinase-phosphatase produces MNITLPEISLVVLIGVSGSGKSTFAKTHFKPTEVLSSDYFRGLISDDETDQTITKEAFETLHYVAAKRLANYKLTVIDATSVQESARKPLVALAKQHHVFPIAIVLDMPEDLCRERNKHRPDRNFAHRVIAQQRHQLRRSFRRLKREGFRRIYTLRSEEEIQRVCVTREKVWPNRRDERGPFDIIGDVHGCYDELLTLLDKLGYDIQSNHIAPPPGRKAIFLGDLVDRGPKTPQVLDLVMQMVDSGAALCIPGNHDTRLVRALQGKKVRPTYGLSETLEQLESYPIEDHKRYAKFLDSLVSHYILDDGNLIVAHAGMKEELAGRTSGTVRAFALYGETTGETDEFGLPIRLNWAARYRGTATVVYGHTPVSDPEWLNNTINIDTGCVYGGALTALRYPEKECVSLPALKTYSKPSRPLTSQTTRSAQQTHDDMLDIADVSGKRAVDTFLIPRITIREEHATAALEIMSRYAIDPKWLIYLPPTMSPSKPSSRPNILEHPDEAYAYYRENNITQVIAEEKHMGSRAIVILCKNDEVARTRFGLSEPAPGACYTRTGRSFFDDTTLETAFLSRLQNAVSKADLWNDLNTTWIALDCELMPWSARAQQLLQEQYAAVGASARASLNATIEALNATATNNIDVADWLAKYRASSQRIDHYIHAYRAYCWPVHNLTDLKLAPFHILATEGSVHHNHPHTYHMETLSKLCVADPELLHATSYRVVDLNDTQSCANTTAWWKEKTAQGSEGMVVKPIDFIAQNKKGRLIQPAIKCRGREYLRIIYGPEYTTLENLEKLRWRNVKTKQSLALREFALGLEALSRFVQNEPLRRIHECVFGVLALETEPVDPRL; encoded by the coding sequence ATGAACATCACACTCCCCGAAATCTCCCTCGTCGTCCTCATCGGCGTATCTGGCTCTGGTAAATCCACATTTGCCAAAACCCACTTCAAACCGACCGAAGTCCTCTCCTCCGACTACTTCCGCGGACTCATCAGCGACGACGAAACCGATCAGACCATCACAAAAGAGGCATTTGAAACCCTCCACTACGTGGCAGCCAAACGCCTCGCCAATTACAAACTCACCGTTATCGACGCCACCAGCGTACAGGAAAGCGCCCGCAAACCCCTCGTCGCACTGGCCAAACAACATCACGTCTTCCCCATCGCCATCGTCCTCGACATGCCCGAAGACCTCTGCCGCGAGCGCAACAAACACCGCCCAGACCGCAACTTTGCGCATCGCGTTATCGCACAACAACGCCATCAACTCCGCCGCTCGTTCAGACGCCTCAAACGCGAGGGATTTCGCCGCATCTACACCCTGCGCTCAGAAGAGGAAATCCAGCGCGTGTGTGTCACACGCGAAAAAGTTTGGCCCAACCGCCGCGACGAACGCGGCCCCTTTGACATCATCGGCGATGTACACGGCTGTTACGACGAACTCCTCACGCTACTCGACAAACTCGGCTACGACATTCAGTCCAACCATATAGCACCACCGCCAGGGCGCAAAGCCATCTTTCTCGGCGACCTCGTAGATCGCGGTCCCAAAACACCCCAGGTGCTCGACCTCGTCATGCAAATGGTCGATTCCGGCGCCGCCCTCTGCATCCCCGGCAATCACGACACGCGCCTCGTTCGCGCGCTACAGGGCAAAAAGGTCAGACCCACTTATGGCCTTTCCGAAACCCTCGAACAGCTCGAATCATATCCCATTGAAGACCACAAACGCTATGCAAAATTCCTCGACAGCCTCGTCAGCCACTACATACTCGACGACGGCAACCTCATCGTTGCACACGCCGGAATGAAAGAAGAACTCGCCGGACGCACCTCGGGCACCGTGCGCGCCTTCGCGCTATATGGCGAAACCACGGGTGAAACCGACGAATTTGGCCTGCCCATCCGCCTCAACTGGGCGGCGCGATATCGCGGCACAGCCACCGTCGTCTATGGACACACCCCCGTATCCGATCCCGAATGGCTCAACAACACCATCAACATCGACACGGGCTGCGTCTATGGCGGCGCACTCACAGCCCTGCGCTATCCCGAAAAAGAATGCGTTTCCTTACCCGCGCTCAAAACATATAGCAAACCCTCGCGTCCTCTTACCTCTCAGACCACGCGCTCCGCACAGCAAACGCACGACGACATGCTCGACATCGCCGACGTCAGCGGCAAACGCGCTGTAGATACCTTTCTCATCCCGCGCATCACCATCCGCGAAGAACACGCCACAGCCGCACTCGAAATCATGAGCCGCTACGCCATCGACCCCAAATGGCTGATCTACCTGCCGCCGACCATGTCCCCATCAAAACCCAGTTCGCGTCCCAATATCCTCGAGCACCCCGATGAAGCTTATGCCTACTACCGGGAAAACAACATCACTCAGGTCATAGCAGAAGAAAAACACATGGGATCCCGCGCCATCGTCATCCTGTGCAAAAATGACGAAGTTGCCCGCACGCGTTTTGGCCTATCCGAACCCGCACCCGGCGCGTGCTATACCCGAACAGGCCGCTCCTTCTTTGACGATACAACCCTCGAAACCGCATTCCTTTCCCGTCTCCAAAATGCCGTCTCCAAAGCCGACCTCTGGAATGACCTCAACACCACATGGATAGCCCTCGACTGCGAACTCATGCCCTGGTCTGCGCGCGCACAACAACTATTGCAAGAACAATACGCAGCTGTCGGTGCCTCTGCCCGTGCCTCGCTCAACGCCACCATCGAGGCCCTCAACGCCACCGCGACCAACAACATCGACGTCGCCGATTGGCTCGCCAAATACAGAGCCAGTTCACAGCGCATCGACCACTACATCCACGCGTACCGCGCCTACTGCTGGCCCGTTCACAATCTCACAGACCTCAAACTCGCGCCCTTTCACATCCTCGCCACAGAAGGAAGCGTTCACCACAACCATCCACACACCTATCACATGGAAACCCTCTCAAAACTGTGTGTGGCTGATCCCGAACTCCTCCATGCCACGTCATACCGCGTCGTCGATCTCAACGACACACAAAGTTGTGCCAACACCACTGCATGGTGGAAAGAAAAAACAGCACAGGGCAGCGAGGGCATGGTCGTCAAACCCATAGATTTTATTGCGCAAAATAAAAAAGGCCGGCTGATCCAGCCCGCCATCAAATGCAGAGGACGCGAATACCTCCGCATCATCTACGGTCCCGAATACACCACCCTCGAAAATCTCGAAAAATTGCGCTGGCGCAATGTCAAAACCAAGCAATCCCTCGCCCTGCGCGAATTTGCCCTGGGCCTCGAAGCCCTCAGCCGCTTCGTTCAAAACGAGCCCCTGCGCCGCATCCACGAATGCGTCTTTGGCGTCCTCGCGCTCGAAACAGAGCCCGTGGATCCGCGGCTGTAG
- a CDS encoding sulfatase-like hydrolase/transferase → MPDRPNILFIITDQQYAGAMSCAGNPDVHTPNMDSLAETGVRFTRAYCTHPLCGPQRASYMTGLYPHQNGATSNGTPIKAEYKGKTLGNFLKNAGYDCALSGKWHVPGTTPEESGLEVICGNRDDEVPLCAIEFMKRDRDNPFFLIASFLNPHDICQVARSQPLPQGPVPEPATIEECPNLPANFAIPPYSPDILQMLRQANRRVYPTIEYTEDDWRHLRFLYYRLCEKVDAEIGVLLNGLRDLDLEDDTYIVFTSDHGDGHGAHNWNQKTSLYEEVINIPFIISHKGVTQPGGVNNTHLVSLGLDLLPTLCDIGGASIPDGLDGLSLRSLAEGNTSGEWRDDLVVETIIDLGSGPGGSGASRAVLTDRYKYSAFPMGRHREQLIDLQDDPGEMVNLAVNARFKNELDDHRRRLRDWCEKTNDRSFTGV, encoded by the coding sequence ATGCCAGATCGTCCCAATATTCTCTTCATCATCACCGATCAGCAATACGCCGGGGCCATGTCCTGTGCGGGCAACCCCGACGTACACACTCCAAATATGGACAGCCTCGCCGAAACCGGCGTGCGCTTCACCCGCGCCTATTGCACGCATCCCCTGTGCGGTCCCCAGCGCGCCAGCTATATGACGGGCCTCTACCCCCATCAAAACGGCGCCACGAGCAACGGCACCCCGATCAAAGCCGAATACAAAGGCAAAACCCTCGGCAACTTTCTCAAAAACGCGGGTTATGACTGCGCCCTCTCGGGCAAATGGCACGTCCCGGGCACCACACCCGAAGAAAGCGGCCTCGAAGTCATCTGCGGCAACCGCGACGACGAAGTGCCCCTTTGCGCCATCGAATTTATGAAACGCGACCGCGACAACCCCTTCTTCCTCATCGCGTCATTCCTCAATCCCCACGACATCTGCCAGGTCGCCCGCAGTCAGCCGCTTCCGCAAGGTCCCGTGCCAGAACCCGCAACCATAGAAGAATGTCCCAACCTGCCCGCGAACTTCGCCATCCCACCCTATTCACCAGACATTTTGCAAATGCTGCGACAGGCCAACCGCCGCGTCTATCCCACTATCGAATACACCGAAGACGACTGGCGACACCTCCGCTTCCTCTATTACCGCCTGTGCGAAAAAGTCGATGCCGAAATCGGCGTCCTCCTCAACGGCTTGCGCGACCTGGACCTCGAAGACGATACGTACATCGTCTTCACCTCAGATCACGGCGACGGGCACGGCGCACACAATTGGAATCAAAAAACCAGCCTCTACGAAGAAGTCATCAACATCCCATTCATCATCAGCCACAAAGGCGTCACGCAACCCGGCGGCGTCAACAACACACACCTCGTCTCCCTCGGCCTCGACCTGCTGCCCACATTGTGCGACATCGGCGGTGCGAGCATACCCGATGGCCTCGACGGATTGAGCCTGCGGTCTCTCGCAGAAGGCAACACATCCGGCGAATGGCGCGACGACCTCGTCGTTGAAACCATTATCGACCTCGGATCTGGTCCAGGCGGTAGCGGTGCTTCGCGCGCCGTCCTCACCGACCGCTACAAATACAGCGCCTTTCCCATGGGCCGCCACCGCGAACAACTCATCGACCTCCAGGACGACCCCGGCGAAATGGTCAACCTCGCCGTCAACGCGCGTTTCAAAAATGAACTCGACGACCACCGCCGCCGCCTGCGCGACTGGTGCGAAAAAACAAATGATAGGTCTTTTACAGGTGTATAG
- a CDS encoding aldolase, translating into MAENLLKNKLSNGGVAIGPFVNLSSGALIEIAAYSGFDFVILDTEHGPLDIPTCEDLCRVAHGVDITPIVRVRENDPAQILRALDIGAGGVQVPQICNKADAEAVVRAAKYSPLGMRGVSPYTRAARYFADGGAIFERLNASSMILIHIEGVEGLENLEEIISVPGLDVIFLGPYDLSQSLGIPGQVNDPRVVDRMREAANLINDAGLTVGTFADSPEAANRWIDAGVGYISLSVDTGIYLYGCRHILQEIRT; encoded by the coding sequence ATGGCCGAAAACCTGCTGAAAAACAAACTCTCCAATGGCGGCGTTGCCATCGGACCCTTCGTCAACCTCAGCTCTGGCGCGCTCATCGAAATCGCGGCATACAGCGGATTTGACTTTGTCATCCTCGACACCGAACACGGGCCGCTCGACATTCCCACCTGCGAAGACCTCTGCCGCGTTGCACACGGCGTCGATATCACGCCCATAGTCAGAGTGCGAGAAAACGATCCCGCACAGATCCTGCGCGCCCTCGACATAGGCGCTGGCGGCGTACAGGTACCGCAAATCTGCAACAAAGCCGATGCAGAAGCCGTTGTGCGGGCAGCCAAATACTCACCGCTGGGCATGCGGGGCGTCTCGCCCTATACCCGAGCAGCCCGTTATTTTGCAGATGGTGGCGCCATATTTGAACGCCTCAATGCCTCATCGATGATACTCATCCACATCGAAGGCGTAGAAGGCCTTGAAAACCTCGAAGAAATCATCTCCGTTCCAGGTCTCGACGTCATCTTCCTGGGACCTTATGACCTGTCGCAATCTCTCGGCATACCCGGCCAGGTCAACGACCCGCGCGTGGTTGACCGAATGCGCGAAGCCGCAAACTTAATCAACGACGCCGGACTCACCGTCGGCACATTTGCCGACTCTCCCGAAGCCGCCAACCGCTGGATCGACGCGGGCGTGGGCTACATCTCGCTCTCCGTTGACACGGGCATCTACCTCTACGGCTGCCGCCACATCCTTCAAGAAATCCGCACCTGA
- a CDS encoding pentapeptide repeat-containing protein — MNAGEHENRKRGFWKKWPWLVKIIVLIWMLLPLILLYWNPNWISSWQEEGSPQNLFNHVRTIMLVLAAWYGVPFLVWRTILADKQTQISQESHYTELFTKAVEQLGAVREVPGKEPEPALEIRIGAIYSLERLAKDSERDYGPIIETLAAYIREHCRDPKPFNDDDSSGEEFNRAWQEWIESLSKNPPADRSDVAAVLIVLSRREQNRHWTSTSENETQPDFTGVNFQGATLWNKSGGLARKGTNLRLADLSGANLSNVVFWEANLNLSNADLLGADLSNARLWRANLSGANFSKVGLLQAFRYEVRPQDSKGLKTEMLKEAFGDEKTSLPNDVIRPPHWGSREEAIKQWQKFWGM, encoded by the coding sequence ATGAATGCTGGAGAGCATGAAAACAGAAAAAGAGGGTTTTGGAAAAAATGGCCCTGGTTGGTCAAGATTATTGTCCTTATTTGGATGTTATTACCGTTAATTCTACTGTACTGGAACCCAAATTGGATCAGTTCATGGCAGGAAGAAGGATCGCCGCAAAATTTATTCAACCATGTGCGGACAATTATGCTGGTCCTCGCAGCTTGGTATGGTGTGCCTTTTCTGGTCTGGCGCACAATACTCGCGGACAAGCAAACACAAATCAGTCAAGAAAGCCATTACACCGAGCTTTTCACCAAAGCAGTGGAGCAGCTTGGCGCAGTCCGTGAAGTACCTGGCAAGGAGCCTGAACCTGCCCTTGAAATACGGATCGGCGCAATCTATTCCCTGGAACGGCTTGCAAAGGACAGCGAGCGTGATTATGGCCCCATCATTGAAACACTCGCCGCCTATATCCGCGAGCACTGCCGCGATCCAAAACCTTTTAATGACGATGACTCGAGCGGGGAAGAATTCAATCGGGCATGGCAAGAGTGGATTGAGTCCCTGAGTAAAAATCCTCCAGCGGATCGCTCCGATGTGGCAGCGGTCTTGATAGTACTGAGCCGTCGGGAACAGAACCGCCACTGGACCAGCACGAGCGAAAATGAGACCCAACCGGACTTCACCGGGGTAAACTTTCAGGGGGCGACGCTCTGGAACAAGAGCGGGGGGCTTGCACGTAAAGGCACTAATCTAAGATTGGCCGATCTATCGGGTGCTAACCTTTCGAACGTAGTCTTTTGGGAAGCCAATCTCAATCTATCTAATGCTGACCTTTTGGGAGCCGATCTATCTAATGCTCGCCTTTGGAGAGCCAATCTATCGGGTGCTAACTTTTCGAAAGTTGGTCTATTGCAGGCATTCCGTTATGAAGTCCGCCCCCAAGATTCAAAAGGTTTAAAGACCGAGATGCTCAAAGAAGCATTTGGAGATGAAAAAACATCCCTGCCCAATGACGTGATTCGGCCCCCGCACTGGGGAAGTCGAGAGGAGGCTATTAAACAATGGCAGAAGTTTTGGGGGATGTAG
- a CDS encoding Glu/Leu/Phe/Val dehydrogenase, producing the protein MSESLFSDASQRLDEALAYASISEEAIERLKLPRSSLKVSIPVRMDNGELGIFPGYRVRYDDTRGPTKGGIRFHPDVSIDEVQSLAFWMTFKCAVANLPFGGGKGGITVDPKSLSPFELERLSRGYIDAVADFIGPDVDIPAPDVYTNEMIMGWMVDQYSIITRQIAPAVITGKPLTMGGSLGRDKATAMGAFFTMEATLPRLGLSGSPATTTVAVQGFGNAGAIIAELLFNAGYKVVAVSDSQGGIYRREGLDIPSVRQFKDSTRALKAVYCEGSVCNAVDHETITNEELLTLDVDILAPAALENQITASNARDIKARAVYELANGPTTPEADEILRGRDVVVFPDILVNAGGVTVSYFEWVQNRQGLYWTLDEVNQRLKQKMVEETERVWDIAQTQGISQRTAAYVHALNRIGDAVQAKGTKSYFTGGSD; encoded by the coding sequence ATGTCCGAATCATTGTTCAGCGATGCCAGCCAACGGCTTGATGAAGCTCTGGCTTATGCTTCTATTTCCGAGGAAGCCATTGAGCGGCTCAAATTGCCCAGGTCGAGTTTGAAAGTTTCTATTCCGGTGCGGATGGATAACGGCGAGTTGGGTATTTTTCCGGGGTACCGGGTGCGCTACGACGATACGCGGGGTCCCACCAAAGGGGGTATTCGCTTTCATCCAGATGTGTCTATTGACGAGGTGCAATCCCTGGCTTTTTGGATGACTTTCAAGTGTGCGGTGGCCAATTTGCCTTTCGGTGGGGGCAAAGGCGGTATAACGGTTGATCCCAAGTCGCTGTCCCCTTTTGAACTGGAACGGCTTAGTCGGGGGTATATCGACGCGGTGGCCGATTTTATTGGTCCGGATGTCGATATTCCAGCTCCGGATGTTTATACCAATGAGATGATTATGGGCTGGATGGTGGATCAGTATAGCATTATTACGCGGCAGATTGCGCCTGCGGTGATTACTGGCAAGCCTTTGACTATGGGGGGGAGTCTCGGCAGGGATAAGGCGACTGCTATGGGCGCCTTTTTTACGATGGAGGCGACTTTGCCCAGGCTCGGGTTGAGTGGCTCGCCCGCTACGACGACTGTGGCAGTGCAGGGTTTTGGCAATGCCGGGGCTATTATTGCCGAGTTGCTTTTTAACGCCGGTTATAAGGTTGTGGCGGTGAGTGACTCTCAGGGCGGGATATATCGGCGAGAGGGTCTCGATATTCCCAGTGTGCGTCAGTTCAAGGATTCGACCCGCGCGCTTAAAGCCGTTTATTGCGAAGGTAGTGTGTGCAATGCGGTTGATCACGAGACGATTACCAATGAGGAATTGCTCACGCTCGATGTCGATATTCTGGCGCCAGCGGCGCTGGAGAACCAGATTACAGCGTCGAATGCCCGCGATATTAAGGCGCGGGCGGTGTACGAACTGGCAAATGGTCCGACGACTCCGGAGGCGGACGAGATTTTGCGTGGGCGAGATGTGGTGGTGTTTCCCGATATTCTGGTCAATGCCGGTGGGGTGACTGTGAGTTATTTTGAGTGGGTGCAGAATCGCCAGGGTCTTTACTGGACTCTGGACGAGGTCAATCAGCGGCTGAAACAGAAGATGGTCGAGGAGACGGAACGCGTTTGGGATATTGCCCAGACACAGGGTATTTCCCAGCGTACGGCGGCTTATGTGCATGCTTTGAACCGAATCGGCGATGCGGTGCAAGCCAAGGGTACCAAGAGCTATTTCACGGGTGGGAGTGATTGA
- a CDS encoding TraR/DksA family transcriptional regulator: MTKHEPLSDEQFAFYKKILTERKRELLKQVLSQDEDLDEIRGDVAADPLDAAGNASSLELMTTLGNHERLELAEIDNALQKIENGSYGFCEESGEPIHPMRLEAMPTARYTVQVQERLERTPQQRSRPRRRALKREDLPISTDDDE, from the coding sequence ATGACAAAGCATGAACCTTTGAGTGATGAACAGTTCGCGTTTTATAAAAAAATTTTGACTGAGCGCAAGCGCGAGTTGCTCAAGCAGGTGCTCAGTCAAGATGAAGATCTCGATGAAATTAGAGGCGATGTCGCAGCCGATCCTCTCGATGCGGCGGGCAATGCGTCGTCGCTGGAGTTGATGACGACGCTGGGCAATCACGAGCGGCTCGAATTGGCAGAGATTGACAATGCCTTGCAAAAAATTGAAAATGGTTCTTATGGATTCTGCGAGGAATCCGGCGAACCGATTCATCCGATGCGGCTCGAGGCGATGCCCACGGCGCGTTATACGGTGCAGGTTCAGGAACGGCTCGAGCGCACACCCCAACAGCGTAGTCGGCCCCGCCGCCGCGCTTTGAAGCGCGAGGATTTGCCCATTTCTACAGATGACGATGAGTGA
- the polX gene encoding DNA polymerase/3'-5' exonuclease PolX, whose amino-acid sequence MDNKDIAAALEEMTTLMELNGENAFRIRSYVNAARQIELLQESASDLSARGELESVRGIGAKMAANIAVLIDTGQLPGMGDLRSALPEGLLEMIEVPGLGAKRVRSIYEQLGIADVDALAKACEAGEVEKLRGFGKKTAESILHGVSYLQQHRGRFLSRTAQDEAEALRAYLSDQPGVMRLSVAGSVRRCMETSKDVDIVASAKDGRALAEVFVAYPGVAEVTGRGEIKVSVVLDSGMRADLRIVPDAAFPYALHHFTGSKEHNTAMRQRAKDRGMKLNEYGLFKGDENAVCADERALFGALGLHYIPPELREGRDEIERAAQGSLPELVAQSDLKGTLHVHTTYSDGRHSVEDMARAAKALGYAYIGICDHSKAAAYANGLNEDRVRLQWDEIDRINDAVEDIRVLKGIEVDILSDGGLDFDDEFLSEFDLVVASVHSKFSMTETEATDRLIRAVQNPHVDILGHPSGRLLLSREGYPLDMKAVIDAAAEARTAIEINANPARLELDWRFLSYAREKGVQIPINTDAHSTEGLKDMCFGLGIARKGGLTADGVLNALSVEDFLAALGG is encoded by the coding sequence ATGGATAATAAAGATATTGCCGCGGCTTTGGAAGAGATGACTACGCTGATGGAACTGAATGGCGAGAATGCGTTTCGCATTCGGTCTTATGTCAATGCAGCGCGGCAGATTGAACTGTTGCAAGAGTCCGCTTCGGATTTGAGCGCGCGCGGTGAATTGGAATCTGTGCGCGGTATTGGCGCGAAGATGGCGGCAAATATTGCAGTACTTATTGATACGGGGCAGTTGCCGGGTATGGGCGATTTGCGTTCCGCTCTGCCCGAAGGGCTATTGGAGATGATTGAGGTGCCCGGTTTGGGCGCGAAGCGGGTGCGGTCTATTTACGAGCAATTGGGTATTGCCGATGTGGATGCGCTGGCAAAAGCCTGCGAGGCGGGTGAGGTCGAAAAATTGCGCGGGTTCGGGAAGAAGACCGCTGAGAGTATTTTGCATGGGGTGTCTTATTTGCAGCAACATCGCGGGCGTTTTTTGAGCCGCACGGCGCAGGATGAAGCAGAGGCGTTGCGCGCTTATCTGTCGGATCAACCGGGGGTGATGCGTCTATCGGTGGCGGGCAGTGTGCGGCGATGTATGGAGACGAGCAAGGATGTGGATATTGTTGCGAGCGCGAAAGACGGGCGCGCGCTTGCCGAGGTTTTTGTCGCGTATCCCGGTGTGGCAGAGGTTACGGGTCGCGGCGAAATAAAGGTGAGTGTTGTGCTGGATTCGGGTATGCGCGCGGATTTGAGGATTGTGCCGGATGCGGCGTTTCCCTATGCATTGCACCATTTTACGGGGAGCAAAGAACACAATACCGCGATGCGGCAGCGAGCAAAAGACCGGGGTATGAAGCTCAATGAATACGGTTTGTTCAAGGGAGATGAAAACGCGGTTTGTGCTGATGAGCGCGCGTTATTTGGTGCATTGGGTTTGCATTATATTCCGCCTGAGTTGCGCGAGGGACGGGATGAGATTGAACGCGCAGCACAAGGATCGTTGCCGGAGTTGGTCGCGCAATCCGATCTGAAGGGTACGCTTCATGTGCATACGACGTATAGCGATGGGCGGCATAGTGTGGAGGATATGGCACGGGCGGCAAAGGCGCTGGGTTATGCGTATATCGGTATTTGCGATCACAGCAAGGCCGCGGCTTATGCCAATGGGCTGAATGAAGATCGCGTTCGGTTGCAGTGGGATGAGATCGATCGGATCAACGATGCGGTGGAGGATATTCGGGTGTTGAAGGGTATTGAGGTGGATATTTTGAGCGATGGGGGGTTGGATTTCGACGATGAATTTTTATCCGAGTTTGATCTGGTGGTTGCGTCTGTGCATTCGAAGTTTTCAATGACTGAAACAGAGGCTACGGATCGGTTGATTCGCGCGGTTCAGAATCCCCATGTCGATATTTTGGGGCATCCGTCAGGCCGTTTGTTATTGTCTCGTGAGGGCTATCCGCTCGATATGAAGGCTGTGATTGACGCTGCGGCCGAGGCGCGTACGGCAATTGAGATCAATGCCAATCCCGCGCGTTTGGAGTTGGATTGGCGATTTTTATCTTATGCGCGGGAGAAGGGTGTGCAAATTCCGATTAATACAGATGCCCACAGTACCGAGGGACTGAAAGATATGTGCTTTGGGTTGGGGATTGCCAGAAAGGGTGGTCTGACGGCTGATGGTGTGCTCAATGCGCTTTCTGTAGAAGATTTTTTGGCTGCGCTTGGGGGATAG